The proteins below come from a single Deltaproteobacteria bacterium genomic window:
- a CDS encoding ABC transporter substrate-binding protein produces MKRLALSTALLVVLAIAAAIWWRFGATSVERPHTTGLSMRLPRYYWPGEYWIEIADKKGWFAEAGLPVELIDTNPDYAASLRDVMAGKLDSNSFALFDLIKLDLEGADLVFVIKVDDSAGVEAIVARPEIGRLADLCGHSIGVDRAGSSLRRAPNGVTRSDSRCRPNARSARCSLPTPSATPRS; encoded by the coding sequence ATGAAGCGTCTTGCACTTAGCACTGCCTTACTCGTCGTCCTCGCCATCGCCGCTGCGATCTGGTGGCGGTTCGGGGCGACGAGCGTGGAGCGCCCCCATACCACGGGCCTGTCCATGCGGCTTCCCCGCTACTACTGGCCGGGCGAATACTGGATCGAGATCGCCGACAAGAAAGGCTGGTTTGCCGAGGCGGGGCTGCCGGTCGAGTTGATCGATACCAACCCCGACTACGCCGCCTCGTTGCGCGATGTGATGGCCGGAAAGCTCGATTCCAACAGCTTCGCATTGTTCGATCTGATCAAGTTAGATCTCGAAGGCGCCGATCTGGTGTTCGTTATCAAGGTAGACGATTCCGCCGGGGTCGAGGCGATCGTGGCGCGTCCTGAGATCGGGCGGCTGGCCGATCTGTGCGGGCACAGCATCGGTGTCGATCGCGCGGGATCATCATTGCGGCGCGCACCGAACGGCGTGACGAGATCGGACAGCCGCTGCCGCCCGAACGCGCGCAGCGCCCGGTGCTCGCTCCCAACGCCTTCGGCGACACCGCGGAGCTGA